In Synechococcus sp. KORDI-100, a single window of DNA contains:
- the gatB gene encoding Asp-tRNA(Asn)/Glu-tRNA(Gln) amidotransferase subunit GatB — protein MAAATQPAWEAVIGLETHVQLGTDSKIFTAASTAFGDDPNTHIDPVVCGLPGTLPVLNQRVLEYAVKAAMALNLNIAEHSKFDRKQYFYPDLPKNYQISQYDEPIAEEGWIEVEVAEKGKDTYLKTIGIERLHMEEDAGKLVHAGSDRLAGSTHSLVDYNRAGVALAEIVSKPDLRTGREAAEYASEIRRIMRYLGVSDGNMQEGSLRCDVNISVRRGPDAPFGTKVEIKNMNSFSAIQKACEYEIKRQIKAYETGEPIVQETRLWDEGKQLTKSMRSKEGASDYRYFPDPDLGPIEVSADQRESWRAELPELPAAKRHRYADVLGLSQYDARVLTDERPMADYFEAVVSAGADAKLAANWITGDIAAHVNSNRLSYAELPFRPEQLAEMVQLIEAGKISGKIAKEILPELLEKGGSPKAIVDERGLGMISDPAAIEAIVDELLAAHPAEVEAFRGGKTKLQGFFVGQLMKKTGGKADPKLANKILSSKLKA, from the coding sequence ATGGCGGCAGCAACCCAACCGGCCTGGGAGGCCGTGATCGGTCTCGAGACCCATGTGCAGCTCGGAACGGACAGCAAGATCTTCACAGCGGCCTCAACGGCATTCGGCGATGACCCCAACACCCATATCGATCCTGTTGTCTGTGGGTTGCCGGGGACATTGCCCGTGCTGAATCAACGGGTGCTGGAATACGCCGTCAAGGCGGCGATGGCGCTCAACCTCAACATCGCTGAGCACAGCAAGTTCGATCGCAAGCAGTACTTCTATCCAGACCTGCCGAAGAATTATCAGATCTCCCAGTACGACGAGCCCATCGCCGAGGAGGGCTGGATTGAGGTCGAAGTGGCTGAGAAGGGAAAGGACACCTACCTCAAGACGATTGGAATCGAGCGGCTGCACATGGAGGAGGACGCCGGCAAGCTCGTGCATGCCGGCAGCGACCGCCTGGCCGGTTCAACCCATTCCCTGGTGGATTACAACCGGGCCGGTGTGGCCCTCGCTGAGATCGTGAGCAAGCCGGATCTGCGCACGGGCCGGGAGGCTGCCGAATACGCCTCCGAGATCCGCCGGATCATGCGTTATCTCGGGGTCAGCGACGGAAACATGCAAGAGGGTTCCCTGCGCTGTGATGTGAACATCTCGGTGCGTCGGGGGCCGGATGCGCCCTTCGGCACCAAGGTCGAGATCAAGAACATGAACTCGTTCTCGGCCATTCAAAAGGCCTGTGAGTACGAGATCAAGCGTCAGATCAAGGCCTACGAGACCGGCGAGCCGATCGTTCAGGAGACCCGCCTCTGGGATGAGGGCAAGCAGCTCACCAAGAGCATGCGCAGCAAGGAGGGGGCCAGTGATTACCGCTACTTCCCGGATCCCGACCTCGGCCCGATCGAGGTGAGTGCGGATCAGCGGGAGTCGTGGCGCGCTGAATTGCCGGAGCTGCCGGCGGCCAAGCGGCATCGCTACGCCGATGTACTGGGCCTCTCCCAGTACGACGCCAGGGTGCTCACCGATGAGCGGCCGATGGCGGATTACTTCGAGGCCGTGGTGAGCGCCGGTGCCGACGCCAAGCTGGCGGCGAACTGGATCACGGGCGATATCGCCGCCCACGTAAACAGCAACCGGCTCAGCTATGCCGAACTGCCGTTCCGACCGGAGCAGCTGGCGGAGATGGTTCAGTTGATCGAAGCCGGCAAGATCAGCGGCAAAATCGCCAAGGAGATTCTCCCCGAGCTGCTGGAGAAGGGCGGTTCACCCAAGGCGATCGTCGACGAGCGTGGCCTCGGCATGATCAGCGATCCTGCGGCGATCGAAGCGATCGTGGATGAGCTGCTGGCAGCCCATCCCGCCGAAGTGGAGGCGTTCCGTGGTGGCAAGACCAAGCTGCAGGGTTTCTTTGTCGGGCAGCTGATGAAGAAGACCGGAGGCAAGGCGGATCCCAAGCTGGCCAACAAAATCCTGAGTTCAAAGCTCAAGGCTTGA
- a CDS encoding 2OG-Fe(II) oxygenase — translation MADAAAIPETWRDWLLHNRDRGCNRDGLIERAMQQGFDRQEIEAVLASSQPSSFPRDASTIDAPSWLQWFQAPLTRPEHQPRAWRLDTPLAQLYDIPDLLSPAECLDVIEAINDSLQPSTVTRGSRDYRTSRTCHLRQNSPDLAARLDQRFADLVGVDPRLSEPIQGQRYDPGEYFKEHTDWFSPGTKEFTEHTQQGGQRTWTVMIYLNAVERGGETCFKRLDRCFTPIAGMGLAWNNLQADGTPNPFTLHEAMPVEQGHKWVITKWFRSQLGRNG, via the coding sequence ATGGCCGACGCAGCAGCCATTCCGGAGACCTGGAGGGATTGGTTGCTCCACAACCGTGATCGCGGTTGTAACCGTGATGGCCTGATCGAGCGTGCGATGCAGCAGGGGTTCGATCGTCAGGAGATCGAGGCGGTGCTCGCCTCGTCTCAGCCTTCGTCCTTTCCTCGTGATGCATCAACGATTGACGCACCCTCGTGGCTGCAGTGGTTTCAGGCGCCCCTGACGCGTCCTGAGCATCAACCGCGCGCCTGGCGTTTGGACACGCCATTAGCCCAGCTGTACGACATTCCTGATCTGCTGTCTCCGGCGGAGTGCCTGGACGTCATCGAGGCGATCAACGACTCCTTGCAGCCTTCCACCGTGACCCGCGGCAGTCGCGATTACCGCACGAGTCGCACCTGTCATCTTCGCCAGAACAGCCCTGATCTGGCTGCCCGCCTGGATCAACGCTTCGCCGATCTGGTGGGGGTGGATCCCCGGCTCTCTGAACCGATTCAGGGTCAGCGGTACGACCCCGGCGAATACTTCAAGGAGCACACCGACTGGTTCAGCCCGGGCACGAAGGAATTCACCGAGCACACCCAACAGGGAGGCCAGAGAACCTGGACGGTGATGATCTACCTCAACGCCGTCGAGCGCGGTGGCGAAACCTGCTTCAAGCGTCTGGACCGCTGTTTCACCCCGATCGCCGGCATGGGGTTGGCCTGGAACAACCTCCAGGCGGATGGAACGCCGAATCCCTTCACGCTGCACGAGGCGATGCCGGTGGAGCAGGGTCACAAATGGGTGATCACCAAGTGGTTCCGTTCCCAGCTTGGTCGCAACGGTTAG
- the fumC gene encoding class II fumarate hydratase: MKETFREERDSLGPVQVPGERLWGAQTQRSLRFFSIGEDRMPKEMIRAYALVKKAAAITNERSGRLEHRQAELIVRACDELLDGRHQQDFPLFVWMTGSGTQFNMNVNEVISNRCCQLSGTALGSKQPVHPNDHVNMGQSTNDSFPTAMHIAAALGVRESLLPSFLKLRESLQRKADQWADLIKIGRTHLQDATPLTLGQEISGYIDMLTDNINRLESSLTGVMRLCIGGTAVGTGINTDQGFAEAVATEIAEMTGQPFCSATNKFALQGAHDDLAWLSAGLANLAGSVLKIANDIRLLSCGPRAGLNELQLPANEPGSSIMPGKVNPTQCEAIAMVAMQVIANDHAVQMGNAGGHLQMNASKPLIIFNILKSIKLLTDGGNNFRQFLVDGMDANVEQINRYVERSLMLVTALSPVIGYENASAIAHHAHAHDLTLKQAALELELVSEDDFDRIVDPRRMIHPSRPGQDA, translated from the coding sequence ATGAAAGAGACGTTCCGGGAAGAGCGCGACAGTCTGGGACCGGTTCAGGTTCCCGGTGAACGGCTGTGGGGGGCTCAGACCCAGCGGTCGCTGCGCTTCTTCAGCATTGGAGAGGACCGGATGCCGAAGGAGATGATCCGGGCTTACGCCCTGGTCAAGAAAGCTGCCGCCATCACCAACGAACGCTCCGGGCGCCTCGAGCACCGCCAGGCTGAACTGATCGTCAGGGCCTGCGATGAATTGCTGGACGGGAGACATCAGCAGGATTTCCCACTCTTCGTGTGGATGACCGGCAGCGGCACGCAGTTCAACATGAATGTGAACGAGGTGATCTCGAACCGCTGTTGTCAGCTCTCCGGGACAGCACTCGGTAGCAAGCAACCGGTGCATCCGAATGATCACGTCAACATGGGTCAATCGACCAACGACAGCTTCCCAACGGCGATGCACATCGCAGCTGCGTTGGGCGTCCGTGAATCATTGCTGCCGAGCTTCCTGAAACTCAGGGAGTCTCTGCAACGCAAAGCCGATCAATGGGCCGACCTGATCAAGATCGGGCGCACCCATCTGCAGGATGCCACCCCGCTGACCCTGGGCCAGGAAATCTCGGGTTACATCGACATGCTGACGGACAACATCAACCGCCTGGAGTCATCTCTGACCGGAGTGATGCGTCTCTGCATCGGTGGCACGGCTGTGGGGACCGGCATCAATACCGACCAGGGTTTCGCCGAAGCCGTTGCGACAGAGATCGCCGAGATGACGGGACAACCCTTCTGCTCAGCCACCAACAAATTCGCTCTGCAGGGAGCCCATGACGACCTGGCCTGGCTCAGCGCCGGCTTGGCCAATCTGGCTGGTTCAGTTCTCAAGATCGCCAACGACATCCGCCTGCTGTCCTGCGGTCCCCGTGCTGGACTCAACGAACTACAACTGCCAGCCAATGAACCCGGATCATCGATCATGCCCGGGAAGGTGAACCCAACGCAGTGCGAGGCCATCGCTATGGTGGCGATGCAGGTGATCGCCAACGACCATGCGGTTCAGATGGGCAATGCCGGTGGACATCTGCAGATGAATGCCAGCAAACCCCTGATCATCTTCAACATCCTGAAATCGATCAAACTGCTCACGGACGGTGGCAACAATTTCCGACAGTTCCTCGTCGATGGCATGGACGCCAACGTCGAACAGATCAATCGCTATGTGGAACGGTCACTGATGTTGGTCACCGCCCTAAGTCCCGTGATCGGCTACGAAAACGCATCGGCCATCGCTCACCATGCCCATGCCCATGATCTGACCTTGAAGCAAGCGGCGCTTGAGCTCGAGCTGGTGAGTGAAGACGACTTCGATCGCATCGTTGATCCCCGCCGGATGATTCATCCGAGCCGTCCAGGCCAAGACGCCTAA